TACCAAGTTTATCGGCCATCTCGGTGGCCGGCATGACCAATACATCCACTCCCTCGGCGTGGAAATCGGCCGGCAAGGCGGTGCTGTTGTACAGGATGAGACCGCCGGACACCACCTCCGGCCCGAATTTGTGGAGCGCCGGCTCATTGAGAGCAATCAGAATGTCAGGGCGAGAAACCAGCGGCGAGGCAATGGTATCCACGGAAAGTCGCACGTGACAGTTGGCGGTGCCCCCGCGCATCTCCGGACCGTAGGACGGCAACCAGCTCACCTGCAGCCCTTCCACCATCCCGGCCTGAGCAATCAACTGGCCGAGCAGGAGCACGCCCTGGCCGCCGAAGCCGGCGATGCGCATACCGGCTTGTTGGAATCCCTGTCGTCCCGGATTCGGGTGCGGCAGCGCATCCGGGGCCTTCGCCATGGCCGCTTTCCTTTCGAAGTCAAGAATGGCAAGTATTTCGGCGTTGCCCGGCTCCTTCCGCGGAGTCCAAGGCGCAACCTTCTCAGCCGTCTTATCGCGATATACCCCCAGCGGGAAGACGGGCAGCATTTTCTCTGCAATCCATTGACGCGATTCCATCGCCGTCATGTTCCAGATCGTCGGGCAGGGGGAAAGCAACTCGATGAGAGAAAACCCGCGCCCCTGGACTTGTATTTCCAGCGCCTTGCGGATGGCCTTGCGCGCTTTCATGACGCTCTTGTTGTCGTGCGTGGAAACGCGCTCGATATAGACCGGCGCTTCGAGCGAAGAGAGCAGCTCGCAGACGCGAAGCGGGAAGCCCTCATTCTCCACGCTGCGTCCGAAGGGCGAGGTGGTGCTCTTTTGGCCGACGAGGGTGGTCGGCGCCATCTGCCCGCCGGTCATACCGTAAATGGCGTTGTTCACAAAAAAGACGGTGATATTTTCGCCGCGATTGGCGGCGTGAATGATCTCGGCGGTGCCGATGGCTGCCAGGTCGCCGTCGCCCTGGTAGCTGAGCACGATGCTCTCCGGATGGGCTCGCTTGACGCCGGTGGCAACCGCCGGCGCGCGGCCATGGGCTGCTTGCACATTGCCCACGTCGAAATAGTAGTAGGCAAACACCGCGCAGCCAACCGGGTTGACCAAGATCGTGCGATCCTGCACGCCAAGGGAGTCAATCGCCTCGGCAATCAGCTTGTGGATAACGCCGTGGCCACAGCCCGGGCAATAGTGGGTCTGGTGCTGCAGCTCATCCCGGCGGAAAAAACTTTCGTAGAAGGTCGGCGACTTCTCTTGCATGACGCGGTATTCGCTCACTGTTTCAGCTCCCTGCCCCGCCCACCAGGTGGCCTAGCCGCTCCGCCTCGAGCGCGTCGCGCCTGGCCTTGCGGGAGTGATAGCAGAGTTTGATTTGTTCCAGAATCTCCTCGGCGGACGGCACGTTTCCGCCGAAGCGGGCGCACAAGTTGACCGGGCGCTCGTCGTGAATGGAGAGGCGGACGTCGGCAATCATCTGCCCGGTGCTCAGCTCCACCACCAGCAGCCCGTCCATGCGTCGAGCGAGTTCCTGCAGCGCCTTTTCCGGGAAAGGCCACAGAGTAATGGGGCGGAGAAGTCCGACTCGCATGGCTCCCTTGCGCGCCAGTTCCACCGCGGCCTTGGCCACCCGCGAGGCGATGCCGTAGGCGACCACCAGCAATTCGGCATCGTCAGTCCGATAAGCTTCGTGCCGCGCTTCCACCGGCGCCGCCCGCTGATATTTTTCCTCGAGCTTGCGCACGTGAGCCTCCAAAGCATCGTGCGAGAGATAGATGGAAGTGATCAAGTTGCGCCGCGTCCCGGCATCGCCCCGCACCGCCCACTCCTTCTCCGGCGCCGCCGCCACCTCCTCGGCAAAATCCACCGGCTCCATCATCTGGCCGGTGTAACCATCGGTGAGGATGATCACCGGATTGCGATAGCGGTCGGCCAGCTCGAAGGCGAGCATGGTGAGGTCGCACATCTCCTGGCAGGAGTTCGGCGCCAGGACAAACGTGCGGTAATTGCCGTGCCCGCCGCCTTTGACGATCTGGTTGTAATCGCCCTGTTCGGGACCGATGTTGCCCAGTCCCGGCCCGCCGCGCACCACATCCGCCACCACGCAGGGCAGTTCTGACCCGGCCAGGTAAGAAAGCCCTTCCTGCATCAAGCTCAACCCCGGCCCGGAGGAAGCCGTCATGGCGCGCTGGCCGGCGGCGGCGGCTCCGTAAACCATATTGATGGCGGCGACCTCGCTTTCCGCCTGGACAAACGTGCCGCCGATCTGCGGGAAATAGAGTGCTGCCGCTTCGGCAATTTCACTTGCTGGCGTGATGGGATAGCCGTAGAAGGCCCGGCAGCCAGCCAGAATGGCTCCTTTGACAATTGCCTCATTGCCCTTGATCAGTTGCCGCGCCATCCATCGCTCCTCATCGCGGCGGGGGAAGTCTTCCCACTCCCACCGTGTTGCTTGCCGGGCGGGCAGGCCCGCCGCCGCAAGCCGCCCCGCTCCGGCCTTGTGTGGCGAGGCGAGGCTCCTCCCTCAAGCTGGTACCGGGGCTTTCCGGTTGGTTGCTTCCACCACCGCCCGATAGACGGTGATGGCCCCCGGTTCCGGACAGCAGTAAAAACAAATCCCGCATCCCGTGCAGCCATCGCCTTTGTAGCGGGCGGGGTGAAAACCGTAGCGGTTGAGTTCAGGGGCCAGCTCCAGCACTTCCGGCGGGCAAGCATCCACGCAGACGCCACAGCCTTTGCATTCTTCCGCGTTGATCTCAACCTTTCCGCGCGCTTCCGCCATGAATGCCCTCCGCCATGCCAACTAGTGCCGTTCCAACTCTTTGGGGCCATTTTCCGCAAGTCACACGGCATGCTTTATTGATCATACAGGATCGAGATGTATAGGTTCATCAAGTTGGAACGGCACTAGCCCCATCCGCCAGGGGCGGATTCCCTTTCCATGAGAGGGAAGGCTAACGCCTTCCGCCACGTTTGCCGCCAACGCCGTGGCTCGAACACCCCACTCCATCCTTACCTCGCGGGCCGCCAGGCTCATACCAGTCTTTCGGCCGGCTTCAGCCAGCGCTGCTTGCTCGAGTATTCCAGGAGTTCGTTCCGAAACTTCGGATGGGCAATGTTGATAAGCGCCTCCGCCCGCTGCCGGATGTTCTTGCCGTGGAGATAAGCCACGCCGTACTCGGTGACCACGTAGTGGACGTCGGCGCGAGAGGTGACCACGCCCGCGCCGGGGTCCAGCATCGGCACAATCCGGGAAATCGAATCGTCCTTGGCAGTCGCCGGCAGAGCGATGATCGGCTTGCCGCTCTTCGAGCGCGCCGCGCCGCGGATAAAGTCCACTTGGCCGCCAAAACCGCTGTAGAAATAACTTCCAATCGAATCGGCCACCACCTGCCCGGTCAGGTCCACCTGCAAGGCGGCGTTGATCGCTATCATTTGATCGTTTTGCGCAATGCGGAACGGATCGTTCGTGTAACTGGTTGGATGAAATTCAAAGATCGGGTTGTTGTGGATGAAGTCAAACAGGCGCCTAGTCCCCAGGCAAAAGCCGGCAATCACCTTGCGCGGGTGGATCGACTTCCGCTCGCCGTTGACGACGCCCCTTTCGATCAACTCAATCAGCCCGTCCGAAAACATTTCGCTGTGGACTCCCAGGTCTTTCTTGCCCTCCAAGTAGAGCAAAACCGCGTCCGGTATCCCCCCGATGCCCATTTGAAGGGTGGAACCGTCTTCGATGAGATCGGCAATGTTCCGCCCGATCATCCGATGGAGATCGGTCACGTGGTGCTCGGGAAGTTCGCACAGCGGCCGCGAACTCTCCACGATGAAATCCAGCTTGCTGACGTGAACGAAGGTATCGCCGAGCGTCCGCGGCATCTGATCGTTGACCTCAGCGACGATATGCTTGGCCACTTTCACCGCCGTCATCGTGGTATCCACGCCCACGCCCAGCGAGCAATAACCGTGCTCGTCGGGCGGCGTCACCGTGATCAGGGCAACGTCAAGCGGCATCTCACCACTGAGGAAAAGCCCTTCAATCTCGCCCAGAAAGATCGGCATGTAATCCGCCCGGCCGGCGTTCACCGCGTCACGAACGTTTCCCCCGATGAACATGGCGTTGTGCCGAAAATGCCCTTCCATCTCCGGACGCACGTAATCGGCGTTGCCCAGCGTAAGCAGGTGAACCAGCTCGACCTCGCGCAATTCCGGCGCCCGCTGGTAGAGCGCCTCCACCAGCACTTCCGGCTCAGCGCAACCCGGGTGGATATAGACCCTGTCGCCGGACTTGATACAACGCAGTGCTTCGGTCGGGCTTACAATTTTTCGCTTGAAGACATCAATCCACGACATGGCAGGCGGTCTCCTTGCGTCCCCTCGCCCTTGCTTCCCCTCATGACCAGATCTGCTCGCCAAGGAGCGAATAGATTTCGACGGGCTTGGCGCCGAAGATCTCAGCAATGACCGGATTCACGCACTGGCCGTTGTACGTGTAAACCCCTTTGGCCAGGTCCGGGCTGTGATAAAGAGCCCGGTCGATGCCCTCATTCGC
Above is a genomic segment from Candidatus Acidiferrales bacterium containing:
- a CDS encoding 2-oxoacid:acceptor oxidoreductase family protein, producing MSEYRVMQEKSPTFYESFFRRDELQHQTHYCPGCGHGVIHKLIAEAIDSLGVQDRTILVNPVGCAVFAYYYFDVGNVQAAHGRAPAVATGVKRAHPESIVLSYQGDGDLAAIGTAEIIHAANRGENITVFFVNNAIYGMTGGQMAPTTLVGQKSTTSPFGRSVENEGFPLRVCELLSSLEAPVYIERVSTHDNKSVMKARKAIRKALEIQVQGRGFSLIELLSPCPTIWNMTAMESRQWIAEKMLPVFPLGVYRDKTAEKVAPWTPRKEPGNAEILAILDFERKAAMAKAPDALPHPNPGRQGFQQAGMRIAGFGGQGVLLLGQLIAQAGMVEGLQVSWLPSYGPEMRGGTANCHVRLSVDTIASPLVSRPDILIALNEPALHKFGPEVVSGGLILYNSTALPADFHAEGVDVLVMPATEMADKLGSTRAANMVMLGALLERTGSIRAETVFSTLTQVIKN
- a CDS encoding 3-methyl-2-oxobutanoate dehydrogenase subunit VorB — its product is MARQLIKGNEAIVKGAILAGCRAFYGYPITPASEIAEAAALYFPQIGGTFVQAESEVAAINMVYGAAAAGQRAMTASSGPGLSLMQEGLSYLAGSELPCVVADVVRGGPGLGNIGPEQGDYNQIVKGGGHGNYRTFVLAPNSCQEMCDLTMLAFELADRYRNPVIILTDGYTGQMMEPVDFAEEVAAAPEKEWAVRGDAGTRRNLITSIYLSHDALEAHVRKLEEKYQRAAPVEARHEAYRTDDAELLVVAYGIASRVAKAAVELARKGAMRVGLLRPITLWPFPEKALQELARRMDGLLVVELSTGQMIADVRLSIHDERPVNLCARFGGNVPSAEEILEQIKLCYHSRKARRDALEAERLGHLVGGAGS
- a CDS encoding 4Fe-4S dicluster domain-containing protein, translating into MAEARGKVEINAEECKGCGVCVDACPPEVLELAPELNRYGFHPARYKGDGCTGCGICFYCCPEPGAITVYRAVVEATNRKAPVPA
- a CDS encoding acetyl-CoA hydrolase/transferase C-terminal domain-containing protein, which produces MSWIDVFKRKIVSPTEALRCIKSGDRVYIHPGCAEPEVLVEALYQRAPELREVELVHLLTLGNADYVRPEMEGHFRHNAMFIGGNVRDAVNAGRADYMPIFLGEIEGLFLSGEMPLDVALITVTPPDEHGYCSLGVGVDTTMTAVKVAKHIVAEVNDQMPRTLGDTFVHVSKLDFIVESSRPLCELPEHHVTDLHRMIGRNIADLIEDGSTLQMGIGGIPDAVLLYLEGKKDLGVHSEMFSDGLIELIERGVVNGERKSIHPRKVIAGFCLGTRRLFDFIHNNPIFEFHPTSYTNDPFRIAQNDQMIAINAALQVDLTGQVVADSIGSYFYSGFGGQVDFIRGAARSKSGKPIIALPATAKDDSISRIVPMLDPGAGVVTSRADVHYVVTEYGVAYLHGKNIRQRAEALINIAHPKFRNELLEYSSKQRWLKPAERLV